A single region of the Gossypium arboreum isolate Shixiya-1 chromosome 12, ASM2569848v2, whole genome shotgun sequence genome encodes:
- the LOC108452446 gene encoding uncharacterized protein LOC108452446, translating into MAEREQVKPFASATLGGVRSSSSSDDDEALSMEMQLRKRRYIQCCGCIAALFLILAAVVLVLSFTVFRIGDPLIRLNSLTIQSLDISTNGSLKTRVNLTLLVDVSVKNPNAATFKFDNGSTTIYYGGRVVGEGVHFQEKIKPRRTLRRNVTVAIDPVKFVEVPGFITDLMVAKRMNVSSHTIISGRVNVMNLVKKHVVVKFNCFMNVRFPNNGFHGEKCKPELDF; encoded by the coding sequence ATGGCTGAGCGAGAGCAGGTCAAGCCCTTTGCCTCCGCCACCTTAGGAGGAGTtcgcagcagcagcagcagcgaCGACGACGAAGCTTTGTCTATGGAAATGCAGCTGAGAAAGAGGAGATATATCCAGTGCTGTGGCTGCATCGCCGCTCTTTTTTTAATCCTAGCCGCCGTAGTTTTAGTCCTGTCTTTCACCGTGTTTCGAATCGGGGACCCATTGATCAGGTTGAATTCTCTAACGATACAGAGCCTGGATATTTCAACGAACGGAAGTTTAAAGACTCGTGTGAACTTGACACTTTTAGTTGATGTTTCGGTGAAGAACCCCAACGCGGCAACCTTCAAATTCGATAACGGCTCGACGACGATTTACTACGGTGGCAGGGTGGTGGGCGAGGGCGTCCATTTCCAAGAGAAGATTAAGCCCAGGCGTACGCTGCGGAGAAATGTGACGGTGGCAATAGATCCTGTGAAATTCGTGGAAGTTCCCGGCTTTATCACTGATTTAATGGTTGCTAAGAGAATGAATGTAAGCAGTCATACCATAATTTCAGGCCGGGTTAATGTTATGAACCTCGTTAAAAAGCACGTTGTGGTGAAATTCAATTGTTTCATGAATGTTAGATTCCCCAACAATGGCTTTCACGGAGAGAAGTGCAAGCCAGAACTCGATTTCTAA
- the LOC108451094 gene encoding uncharacterized protein LOC108451094: MWQMFGGIVATEENAWAPSSGALPSGVPMGDDTPNEGFGDSDEHSNENEGIPPNEVPLNPSHETPNRRNQTLRVVHGKGKKSSSSRKSSRNTLTTQIEKLCESMASPRKSVNEIIFPHSQYTISNAMDVLCALGDEIPKKDELYYFAIKMFQIPVKREAFLNLDPDIRVWWLRREYAEQNPIASFSSLVVTSSFPFQLYRPSPPP; this comes from the coding sequence atgtGGCAAATGTTTGGTGGCATTGTAGCCACTGAAGAGAATGCATGGGCACCTTCGTCTGGTGCTCTTCCAAGTGGGGTTCCTATGGGAGATGATACACCTAATGAGGGATTTGGTGATTCAGATGAACATAGTAATGAGAATGAAGGTATTCCTCCTAATGAGGTACCATTAAACCCTTCTCATGAAACTCCTAATCGAAGAAATCAAACACTTAGGGTTGTACACGGTAAAGGAAAAAAATCAAGTTCAAGtagaaaatcatcaagaaataCATTAACTACTCAGATTGAGAAATTGTGTGAGAGTATGGCTAGTCCAAGAAAGTCagtgaatgaaattatttttcctCACTCTCAATATACTATTTCAAATGCAATGGATGTTTTGTGTGCTTTGGGAGATGAAATTCCAAAAAAAGATGAACTGTACTATTTTGCTATCAAAATGTTCCAAATACCGGTGAAACGAGAAGCGTTTTTAAACTTAGATCCAGATATTAGGGTTTGGTGGCTTCGACGTGAGTATGCTGAACAAAATCCAATTGCATCATTTTCATCCTTAGTAGTAACATCCTCATTTCCCTTTCAACTATACCGTCCATCACCTCCGCCATAA